In Argiope bruennichi chromosome 4, qqArgBrue1.1, whole genome shotgun sequence, a single window of DNA contains:
- the LOC129965959 gene encoding isocitrate dehydrogenase [NAD] subunit gamma, mitochondrial-like, producing the protein MLITRFSPSALFIKGKQICPLFFATKKSHQFSIEGVRTVTRSTQFSIDGVRTVTRSTVDQFKAKYGGRFMVTMLPGDGIGPEMMGHVKEIFRLGGVPVDFEEVHLDSTVQNVDNVEEAIISIRRNGVAIKGNIETRSNNPLFRSRNVILRLELDLFVNLLHCKSQPGIKTRHNNIDIILIRQNTEGEYSCLEHESVSGVVESLKIITREKSEEIARFAFDYAVRNNRKKVTAVHKANIMKLADGLFLNTCAEIAQEYPQIEFDNMIIDNCSMQLVSNPHQFDVLLLPNLYGNILNNIACGLVGGPGIISGQNFGNEYAVFETGSRNTGKGIAGKNIANPVAMLNASVDLLQYLGLYKHAKIIGDAIYQTVNVDKIHTPDLGGTAKTTDVVQNVLQIVQDKTRM; encoded by the exons atgcttataacAAGATTTTCTCCTTCTGCTTTATTTATTAAAGGCAAACAGATATGCCCTTTATTCTTTGCAACTAAAAAATCTCAT cAATTTTCAATTGAGGGAGTTAGGACTGTCACTAGATCTACA CAATTTTCAATTGATGGAGTTAGGACTGTCACTCGATCTAca GTTGACCAATTCAAAGCAAAATATGGAGGTCGTTTTATGGTGACCATGCTACCTGGTGATGGCATTGGCCCCGAAATGATGGGCCATGTGAAAGAGATTTTCcg cTTAGGAGGAGTGCCAGTGGATTTTGAAGAAGTACATTTGGATTCAACCGTCCAAAATGTTGATAATGTAGAAGAAGCGATTATATCAATTAGGCGGAATGGTGTTGCCATTAAAG GTAATATTGAAACACGATCAAATAATCCTCTCTTCAGATCCAGAAATGTAATTCTCAG gTTGGAACTAGACCTTTTTGTGAATCTTTTGCATTGCAAGAGTCAACCTGGTATCAAAACCAGacataataatattgatattattctaATCAGGCAAAACACAGAAGGAGAATACAGTTGCTTAGAACATGAA agTGTGTCCGGTGTTGTTGAAAGTCTTAAAATTATAACTAGAGAGAAATCTGAAGAAATTGCCCGCTTTGCCTTTGATTATGCAGtaagaaacaacagaaaaaaagtgACTGCTGTACATAAAGCTAACATaat gAAATTAGCTGATGGTCTGTTTCTAAATACATGTGCAGAAATTGCTCAAGAATACCCTCAGATAGAATTTGACAACATGATCATTGATAATTGTAGTATGCAG CTTGTCTCAAATCCTCACCAGTTTGATGTTTTACTTCTTCCCAACttgtatggaaatattttaaataacattgctTGTGGCTTGGTGGGCGGTCCAGGAATAATATCTGGGCAGAACTTTGGTAATGAATATGCTGTGTTTGAGACT ggaTCAAGAAATACTGGTAAAGGTATTGCTGGTAAGAACATAGCTAATCCTGTTGCAATGCTAAATGCTAGTGTGGATCTTTTACAGTACTTAGG GCTTTATAAGCATGCAAAAATTATTGGTGATGCAATTTACCAAACTGTCAATGTGGACAAG ATTCATACTCCAGACCTGGGAGGTACAGCAAAAACAACAGATGTTGTTCAGAATGTTCTTCAAATTGTGCAAGATAAAACTAGAATGTAA
- the LOC129966507 gene encoding protein phosphatase 1J-like, producing the protein MFNRVKNALYNVVGGLDTYPAIKDGEYSNRPPLKFRYARPTFLQLTSDDEVQVSADHIIRPIIVPRDITKLPWNSGYAEAINAGKSVRNEDQAATIRGHLYPSKTTSIKTEVQESIEVKVSPPEDTKPIENGPEIATETELNNLADGNDSAGLRNTSVPEDPKFTTPPSTPEPLRKTEIGHTIPWIYFALFDGHAGSGVAVAASSTLHEIVKAKLQEVADLLELPDDELNLMAKGSHERSSQPAGFQGFSNDRDVTVDSLIVGALESAFWEMDRLIANDKRQYTMTGGCTALVAVFMFGKLYVANAGDSRAVICRGTKTFPMSNDFTPETERNRIRKLGHLRPELLGGEFTHLEFVRRPARKDLGEKILYRDAFMSGWSYKSISMEDLKFPLIYGEGKRSRVLATIGVTRGFGDHDLKALNTDVDIKPFLSSEPEVKIFNLLEEELTDGDVLIMGTDGLWDVTTNEKAAEVVQKSLDHFPANDAQRYKYRYTSAAQDLVMHARGKLRDRNWRTADNKYATIDDISVFVIPLRPYKDEYCQLNAKKNPLRH; encoded by the exons ATGTTTAATAGAGTCAAAAATGCTTTGTACAATGTTGTTGGTGGCTTAGATACATATCCAGCTATTAAAGATGGAGAATATTCTAACAGACCACCTTTGAAATTTCGCTATGCAAGACCAACCTTTCTGCAGCTGACATCTGATGATGAAGTGCAAGTGTCAGCAGACCATATAATACGTCCAATTATTGTACCTAGAGACATAACAAAACTACCTTGGAATTCAGGTTATGCTGA AGCTATTAATGCTGGAAAAAGTGTTAGAAATGAAGACCAGGCTGCAACCATACGAGGCCATTTGTATCCATCGAAGACAACATCTATAAAAACTGAAGTGCAGGAATCAATAGAAGTGAAAGTTTCTCCACCCGAAGATACTAAACCTATAGAAAATGGCCCTGAAATAGCTACAGAAACTGAACTTAATAATTTAGCAGATGGTAATGACTCTGCTGGCTTGAGAAATACCTCTGTTCCTGAAGATCCAAAATTCACCACACCTCCATCAACTCCAGAACCATTACGGAAAACAGAG ATAGGTCATACCATACCATggatatattttgcattatttgatgGTCATGCAGGATCTGGGGTAGCTGTGGCAGCATCTAGTACATTACACGAAATTGTGAag GCAAAGTTGCAAGAAGTTGCTGACTTGCTTGAATTACCTGACGATGAACTAAATTTGATGGCAAAAGGTAGTCATGAAAGGAGTTCTCAACCTGCTGGTTTTCAGGGTTTCTCCAATGACAGAGATGTAACAGTCGATTCCCTTATTGTAGGAGCTCTTGAGTCTGCATTCTGGGAAAtg GATAGGCTAATTGCAAATGATAAAAGACAATATACAATGACTGGTGGATGTACAGCTTTAGTTGCTGTTTTTATGTTTGGTAAACTGTATGTTGCAAATGCAGGGGATAGCAG GGCAGTGATATGCAGGGGCACCAAAACTTTTCCTATGTCGAATGATTTCACTCCAGAAACTGAAAGGAATAGAATACGAAAATTG ggaCACTTGCGTCCTGAACTGCTAGGAGGCGAATTTACTCATTTAGAATTTGTAAGGCGTCCTGCAAGAAAAGATCTTGgtgaaaaaatactttacagGGATGCTTTTATGAGTGGCTG gtCTTATAAATCCATTTCAATGGAGGATCTCAAATTTCCTTTGATTTATGGAGAAGGTAAAAGA AGTCGAGTTTTGGCAACAATTGGTGTAACGCGAGGTTTTGGTGATCATGATTTAAAGGCTTTAAACACAGATGTTGATATCAAACCCTTCCTTTCATCAGAACCTGAA gtgAAGATATTCAACCTCTTAGAAGAAGAACTGACTGACGGAGATGTTTTAATTATGGGAACAGATGGTTTATGGGATGTCACAACAAATGAGAAGGCTGCAGAAGTTGTACAAAAATCTTTAGACCACTTCCCTGCTAATGATGCTCAGCGTTACAAATATAG gTATACTTCGGCAGCTCAAGATTTAGTAATGCATGCACGTGGAAAACTAAGAGACAGAAACTGGAGAACAGCTGATAATAAATATGCTACTATAGATGATATTAGTGTTTTTGTAATTCCATTGCGTCCATACAAGGATGAGTATTGTCAACTTAATGCAAAAAAGAATCCACTAAGACACTag